In one Neobacillus sp. WH10 genomic region, the following are encoded:
- a CDS encoding Asp23/Gls24 family envelope stress response protein translates to MSIELKTKYGQIDISNEVIATIAGGAAIECYGIVGMASKNQIKDGITEILRKENFTRGVIVRQENEALHIDMYIIVSYGTKISEIANNVQSKVKYTLDKTVGLAVDSVNIYVQGVRVTNL, encoded by the coding sequence ATGTCCATTGAATTAAAAACAAAGTACGGACAAATTGATATTTCAAACGAAGTAATTGCTACGATTGCTGGTGGAGCGGCAATCGAATGTTATGGAATCGTCGGTATGGCCTCTAAGAATCAAATTAAAGATGGAATTACGGAAATATTAAGAAAAGAAAACTTTACTCGGGGCGTAATTGTGCGCCAGGAAAATGAGGCATTACATATTGATATGTACATTATTGTCAGCTATGGAACGAAAATTTCCGAAATTGCAAACAACGTGCAATCAAAGGTTAAATACACCCTCGATAAGACAGTTGGACTTGCCGTTGACTCGGTCAATATTTACGTTCAGGGAGTTCGTGTGACGAACCTGTAG
- a CDS encoding DAK2 domain-containing protein, whose translation MSITALDGKRFAEMVIQGANHLAVNAKMVDALNVFPVPDGDTGTNMNLSMTSGAKEVKNNVQEHIGKVGAALSKGLLMGARGNSGVILSQLFRGFSKAVETKAKISGKDFANALEAGVETAYKAVMKPVEGTILTVAKDSAKMGLQAAQKSDDIIVIMDEILKEAKASLKRTPDLLPVLKEVGVVDSGGQGLVFVYEGFLAELKGEKLPESSDLLPSMSEMVSAEHHKSVQGHINTEDIVFGYCTEFMVRFEQDKTAKHPFNEGDFRNDLSKFGDSLLVIADEDVVKVHIHSEQPGEVLTYGQRYGNLINMKIENMRQQHSNIVGETQTALVSDRPQAPKELQEYGIVTVSMGSGIAELFKSIGAHAVIEGGQTMNPSTEDIVKAVKEVHAKRIFILPNNKNIIMAAEQAKDVSDEDIYVIPSKTVPQGLSALLAFNPSADVDTNEAAMKEALQNVKTGQITFAVRDTSIDGLEIEKDDFMGISEGKIVVKNKDKGKVAEGLLTKMLDEDSEILTIIYGEDVTEDEVTQLAQFVKETFADVEIEIHNGGQPLYSFIFSIE comes from the coding sequence GTGTCAATAACAGCATTAGATGGAAAACGTTTTGCAGAGATGGTGATTCAAGGTGCGAATCATTTAGCTGTGAATGCAAAAATGGTTGATGCGTTAAACGTTTTTCCTGTGCCCGACGGTGATACGGGAACAAATATGAATTTATCAATGACCTCCGGGGCGAAGGAAGTTAAAAATAATGTTCAGGAACATATTGGTAAAGTAGGGGCAGCCCTTTCCAAAGGCTTGCTTATGGGAGCACGCGGAAATTCAGGTGTCATTCTCTCACAGCTATTTCGAGGATTTTCTAAGGCAGTAGAAACGAAAGCGAAAATTTCCGGGAAAGATTTTGCCAATGCCTTAGAGGCAGGAGTAGAAACAGCTTATAAAGCTGTCATGAAGCCTGTTGAAGGAACCATTTTAACAGTAGCAAAGGACTCTGCTAAAATGGGTCTTCAAGCTGCTCAAAAATCAGATGATATTATCGTCATTATGGATGAAATACTAAAAGAAGCAAAGGCATCCCTAAAGCGTACTCCAGACCTGCTTCCTGTTTTAAAGGAGGTCGGTGTTGTTGATAGCGGTGGACAAGGACTTGTTTTCGTTTATGAAGGTTTTCTCGCTGAACTAAAAGGGGAAAAGCTGCCGGAATCATCAGACCTGCTTCCTTCTATGTCGGAAATGGTTAGTGCTGAACATCATAAAAGTGTTCAAGGCCATATAAACACTGAGGATATTGTTTTTGGCTATTGTACAGAATTTATGGTTAGGTTTGAACAGGACAAAACTGCAAAACATCCATTCAATGAAGGTGATTTCCGAAATGACCTAAGTAAATTCGGGGACTCGTTATTGGTTATTGCCGATGAGGATGTAGTTAAAGTTCATATTCACTCCGAGCAGCCGGGAGAAGTATTAACCTATGGTCAGCGTTATGGCAACTTAATTAATATGAAGATTGAAAACATGCGTCAGCAGCATTCCAACATCGTTGGTGAAACACAAACTGCACTCGTCTCAGATCGTCCCCAGGCTCCAAAAGAACTACAGGAATATGGCATTGTTACGGTTTCTATGGGATCAGGGATTGCAGAGTTATTTAAAAGCATTGGGGCGCATGCTGTCATTGAAGGCGGCCAAACAATGAATCCAAGTACGGAAGATATTGTAAAAGCTGTCAAGGAAGTTCATGCGAAAAGGATTTTTATTTTACCAAATAATAAAAACATCATAATGGCCGCAGAACAAGCTAAAGATGTCTCAGATGAAGATATTTATGTGATTCCATCTAAAACTGTTCCGCAAGGACTTTCGGCATTGCTCGCATTCAATCCTTCAGCAGATGTAGATACGAATGAAGCAGCGATGAAGGAAGCATTACAGAATGTTAAAACTGGTCAGATCACCTTTGCAGTCCGCGATACCTCAATCGATGGCTTAGAAATTGAAAAAGATGATTTCATGGGAATTTCTGAGGGTAAAATTGTGGTGAAAAACAAAGATAAAGGGAAAGTGGCAGAAGGCCTTTTAACCAAGATGCTTGATGAGGATTCCGAAATCTTAACCATCATTTATGGTGAAGACGTGACTGAAGATGAAGTAACCCAGTTGGCGCAATTTGTGAAAGAAACCTTTGCTGATGTGGAAATTGAAATTCATAATGGTGGTCAGCCATTATATTCATTTATCTTTTCAATTGAATAA
- the sdaAB gene encoding L-serine ammonia-lyase, iron-sulfur-dependent subunit beta, with the protein MKYRSVFDIIGPVMIGPSSSHTAGAARIGRVARSLFGREPKWANISLYGSFAKTYKGHGTDVAIVGGLLDFDTDDVRIIKAIDIANEKGMKLMFIEEDAIMDHPNTARIIVGDHDGELELIGISIGGGKIEIIELNGFELKLSGNHPAILVVHNDRFGAIASVANTLAKYELNIGHMEVARKEKGKMALMTIEVDQNIDDKILEELEQLPNILKVTKIVD; encoded by the coding sequence GTGAAATATAGAAGTGTGTTCGATATCATTGGTCCAGTGATGATTGGCCCATCAAGCTCGCATACAGCTGGAGCAGCAAGAATAGGAAGAGTCGCAAGAAGTTTATTTGGCAGGGAGCCAAAATGGGCCAATATTTCCTTGTATGGTTCATTTGCTAAAACATACAAGGGGCATGGGACAGATGTAGCCATAGTTGGAGGGTTATTGGATTTTGATACCGACGACGTTAGAATCATCAAAGCAATTGATATTGCCAATGAAAAAGGCATGAAGTTAATGTTTATCGAAGAAGATGCCATTATGGATCACCCTAATACCGCAAGAATTATTGTTGGTGATCATGATGGTGAACTTGAATTGATAGGAATCTCGATCGGTGGTGGGAAAATTGAGATTATTGAGTTAAATGGCTTTGAATTAAAATTATCTGGAAACCATCCCGCTATCCTGGTTGTTCATAATGACCGTTTTGGTGCGATTGCAAGTGTTGCCAATACACTAGCGAAATACGAATTGAATATAGGCCATATGGAGGTTGCTCGTAAAGAAAAAGGGAAGATGGCGCTAATGACAATTGAAGTTGACCAAAACATTGATGATAAAATTCTCGAAGAACTTGAACAGCTTCCAAACATATTAAAAGTTACTAAGATTGTAGATTAA
- the sdaAA gene encoding L-serine ammonia-lyase, iron-sulfur-dependent, subunit alpha, translating to MFRNVAELVELAVSQNKKISEIMIEQEVSVTGRSREEILTLMDRNLTVMEDAVERGIKGVTSHSGLTGGDAVLLQKYIVKGNFLTGETILDAVSKAVATNEVNAAMGTICATPTAGSAGVVPGTLFAVKKKLNPTREQMIFFLFTAGAFGFVMANNASISGAAGGCQAEVGSAAGMAAAAIVEMAGGTPEQCAEAMAITLKNMLGLVCDPVAGLVEVPCVKRNAMGAANAMVAADMALAGITSRIPCDEVIDAMYKIGQSMPTALKETAQGGLAATPTGRKLEAKIFGKPPKEK from the coding sequence GTGTTTCGCAATGTAGCTGAATTAGTTGAACTCGCTGTTAGTCAGAATAAAAAAATCTCTGAAATCATGATTGAACAAGAAGTGTCTGTAACCGGCCGTTCAAGAGAAGAAATTTTGACTCTTATGGACAGGAACCTGACCGTTATGGAGGATGCCGTTGAGCGTGGAATCAAAGGGGTAACTTCACACTCAGGATTAACGGGCGGTGATGCGGTGCTGCTACAAAAATATATTGTAAAAGGAAACTTTTTAACTGGTGAAACGATACTTGATGCGGTAAGTAAAGCAGTTGCAACAAATGAAGTAAATGCGGCTATGGGGACAATTTGTGCGACGCCAACAGCAGGATCTGCGGGAGTTGTTCCAGGAACATTATTTGCGGTAAAGAAAAAGCTGAACCCCACTAGGGAGCAAATGATTTTCTTCCTTTTTACTGCTGGTGCGTTCGGTTTTGTTATGGCTAACAATGCTTCTATATCCGGTGCAGCGGGCGGTTGTCAGGCTGAGGTCGGTTCTGCAGCAGGGATGGCAGCGGCCGCAATTGTGGAAATGGCTGGCGGAACGCCTGAACAATGTGCAGAAGCTATGGCAATTACTTTAAAGAACATGCTTGGTTTAGTTTGTGACCCTGTTGCCGGCCTTGTTGAAGTCCCTTGCGTGAAACGAAACGCAATGGGGGCGGCCAATGCCATGGTTGCAGCCGATATGGCTTTAGCAGGAATTACTAGCAGGATCCCTTGTGATGAAGTGATTGATGCAATGTATAAAATTGGGCAATCCATGCCGACAGCACTAAAAGAAACAGCGCAGGGGGGGTTGGCGGCTACACCGACAGGACGAAAACTTGAAGCGAAGATCTTCGGTAAACCGCCAAAAGAAAAGTGA